A genomic window from Ilyobacter polytropus DSM 2926 includes:
- a CDS encoding RIO1 family regulatory kinase/ATPase: MEIIVDHKRCKVFFDTEKNVFVKRFYPKFENRLKFFLRFRRYPGENFRYISEELRKIGVKVPQIVSSNKYEVITKKIEGVILSKYFDENGYDDEVVKEFLNIIVRILNSNIYFGDFNTSNFIFSDGEIFAIDLEDYRKEKLLKRDKNEALRRLKKTLKNDKWYRYVINLIEEE, encoded by the coding sequence ATGGAAATAATTGTTGACCATAAAAGGTGTAAAGTTTTTTTTGATACGGAAAAAAATGTTTTCGTAAAAAGATTTTATCCTAAATTTGAAAATAGATTAAAATTCTTTTTACGATTTAGAAGATATCCTGGAGAAAATTTTAGATATATCTCAGAAGAATTAAGGAAAATAGGAGTAAAAGTGCCTCAAATCGTATCTTCAAATAAGTATGAGGTCATTACAAAAAAGATTGAGGGTGTTATATTATCTAAATATTTTGATGAAAATGGCTATGATGATGAGGTTGTAAAGGAGTTTCTAAATATAATTGTAAGAATACTGAATTCAAATATATATTTTGGAGATTTTAATACAAGCAACTTTATTTTTTCAGATGGCGAAATATTTGCAATAGATTTAGAAGACTACAGAAAAGAAAAACTTCTAAAGAGAGATAAAAATGAAGCTTTAAGAAGGCTGAAAAAAACTTTAAAAAATGATAAGTGGTACCGTTATGTAATAAACCTTATTGAAGAAGAATAA
- a CDS encoding glycosyltransferase family 9 protein: protein MLSKINRVLQDWFRPKRLAIGRYFWDRKDNKIENIDMDKVKKILFLRYDGKIGDMIINTFMFREIKKVYPDIEIGVVARGANRQVIENNPNVDKIYEYDKNSKKIKSLAKKIKEENYDLLIDFSEILRVKQMMFISLCGAKQNIGINKNGWNIFDVSLDYKEEKKHITNRYSKVLELFNINNADISYDIYLTIEQDKMGENFRKNIPQKKLVALNPYGASKYRTFNTEKILEIGRKVLSDSESALTFIFSPDKKKEIEIFVKELGERVYLCEEAIDIMDSAAILKYSDLIITTDTSIVHLGVALDKNMITVYRSDEGTREHNSLVWGPNSDKVSIIYSDPNFIEGEEADINRFEFKI, encoded by the coding sequence ATGTTAAGTAAAATTAATCGAGTTTTACAAGATTGGTTTAGGCCTAAAAGACTGGCCATAGGAAGATATTTTTGGGATCGTAAGGACAATAAAATTGAAAATATAGATATGGATAAAGTAAAGAAAATATTGTTTTTGAGATATGATGGGAAAATAGGGGATATGATCATTAATACTTTTATGTTTCGAGAAATAAAAAAAGTATACCCTGATATTGAAATCGGTGTAGTCGCTCGTGGTGCCAATAGACAAGTAATAGAGAATAATCCTAATGTGGATAAAATATATGAATATGATAAGAATAGTAAAAAAATTAAGAGTCTGGCTAAGAAAATAAAAGAAGAGAACTATGACCTTTTGATAGATTTTTCTGAAATCCTTAGAGTAAAACAAATGATGTTTATTAGTCTCTGTGGAGCCAAACAAAATATAGGCATAAATAAAAATGGCTGGAATATTTTCGATGTAAGCCTCGATTACAAGGAGGAAAAAAAACATATAACAAATAGATATTCTAAAGTTTTGGAATTATTTAATATAAATAATGCAGATATATCTTATGATATTTATCTTACGATTGAACAAGATAAAATGGGGGAAAACTTCAGAAAAAATATACCACAAAAAAAATTAGTGGCATTAAATCCATATGGAGCCAGTAAGTATAGGACCTTTAATACAGAAAAAATACTGGAAATAGGAAGAAAAGTTTTGAGTGATTCGGAAAGTGCATTAACTTTTATTTTTTCACCAGATAAGAAAAAAGAGATAGAAATATTTGTAAAAGAACTTGGCGAAAGAGTTTACCTTTGTGAGGAGGCAATAGATATAATGGACTCGGCGGCTATCCTAAAATATTCAGATCTTATAATTACAACGGATACCTCAATAGTTCATCTAGGCGTTGCACTAGATAAGAATATGATCACTGTGTATAGAAGTGATGAAGGAACCAGAGAACACAACAGTCTAGTGTGGGGTCCGAATTCAGACAAGGTAAGTATAATTTATTCTGATCCCAATTTTATAGAGGGTGAAGAGGCAGATATAAACAGATTTGAATTTAAAATATAA